Proteins found in one Limnohabitans sp. TEGF004 genomic segment:
- a CDS encoding histidine phosphatase family protein: MGHLYLVRHGQASLGAADYDQLSPLGQQQSQRLGEHWRTQGITFEAVITGALKRHAQTLAGIQAGMGTQHEAAVWPGLNEYDADAIIRAIQPGELVKPTTPEGYKQHFRLLRDGLTQWMAGVVSPQGMPSYAEFAKGVTSALDHIRQQHAGNVLLVSSGGPIATAVAHVLRTSPETSIELNMRLRNTAVTELSFSTKRHSLLSFNSLPHLETPSHKDWVTFA, encoded by the coding sequence ATGGGACACCTTTACTTAGTGCGACACGGGCAAGCCTCTCTAGGCGCCGCCGACTATGACCAGCTCAGCCCCTTGGGACAACAGCAAAGCCAACGCTTGGGCGAACACTGGCGTACACAGGGCATCACTTTTGAAGCGGTCATCACCGGCGCACTCAAGCGCCATGCGCAAACCTTGGCGGGCATTCAAGCGGGGATGGGCACGCAGCACGAAGCCGCGGTGTGGCCGGGCCTAAATGAATACGACGCTGATGCCATCATTCGCGCCATTCAGCCGGGCGAGTTAGTCAAGCCCACCACGCCTGAAGGCTACAAACAACATTTCCGTTTGCTGCGCGATGGCCTCACGCAATGGATGGCTGGGGTGGTCAGCCCGCAGGGCATGCCTAGCTACGCTGAGTTTGCCAAAGGGGTCACATCAGCTTTGGACCACATTCGCCAGCAGCACGCAGGAAATGTATTGTTGGTGTCCAGCGGCGGGCCGATCGCTACTGCCGTGGCACATGTGCTGCGTACCAGCCCAGAAACCAGCATTGAGCTGAACATGCGGCTGCGCAACACAGCCGTGACAGAGTTGAGCTTTAGCACGAAGCGACACAGTCTGCTGAGTTTTAACAGCCTGCCGCACTTGGAAACACCCAGCCACAAAGACTGGGTGACGTTCGCTTAA
- a CDS encoding creatininase family protein encodes MTANTSTHTAQALASHRWAELNTRDFAALDPARTVVVLPLGATEQHGPHLPLSVDTVLVDGVVNAALGHLAATDPVLVLPTQTVGLSTEHTAFAGTLHLSPQTLIQLWCDIGASVARAGVKKLLMFNAHGGNVGLMDVVARELRAQHGLIVYSSSWYNLPLDADVMGQFSADEHRFGIHAGDIETSMMLALSPASVNMAEAQNFASTSQDRAKHYVVLGNGKSAKLGWHMQDYNPQGAAGNAAAATAAKGEALVHSAGEQLALLLKELIALPLTTVRV; translated from the coding sequence ATGACTGCGAACACCAGCACACACACCGCCCAAGCTTTGGCCTCGCACCGTTGGGCCGAGCTCAACACGCGTGACTTTGCCGCGCTTGACCCCGCACGCACCGTGGTCGTGTTGCCCCTTGGTGCAACCGAACAACATGGGCCACACCTGCCTTTATCAGTAGACACCGTGCTGGTGGATGGCGTGGTTAATGCCGCGCTGGGGCATTTGGCGGCAACTGACCCCGTGTTGGTGTTGCCCACACAAACCGTGGGTTTGAGCACGGAGCACACGGCGTTTGCCGGCACCTTGCATTTATCACCCCAAACGCTGATTCAGCTCTGGTGCGACATTGGCGCATCGGTGGCGCGTGCGGGTGTGAAGAAGCTGCTGATGTTCAACGCCCACGGCGGCAATGTGGGGCTGATGGATGTGGTGGCACGCGAGCTGCGCGCGCAGCATGGCTTGATTGTTTACAGCAGCAGTTGGTACAACCTGCCGCTGGATGCGGATGTGATGGGTCAGTTCTCAGCGGATGAGCACCGCTTTGGCATCCATGCGGGCGACATAGAAACCTCGATGATGCTGGCGCTGTCGCCAGCCAGCGTGAACATGGCTGAGGCGCAAAACTTTGCATCCACCTCACAAGACCGTGCCAAGCACTATGTGGTGTTGGGCAACGGCAAAAGCGCCAAACTCGGCTGGCACATGCAGGACTACAACCCACAGGGCGCCGCGGGCAATGCCGCTGCAGCCACAGCCGCCAAGGGCGAGGCCCTGGTGCACAGTGCCGGCGAGCAACTGGCGCTGTTGCTCAAAGAACTCATTGCGTTGCCGTTGACCACTGTTCGCGTGTGA
- a CDS encoding thioredoxin family protein, translated as MFKLISCVLWAVGLLGSAWAQGVPTAVVSTPQLRAELVAHAPQGLQAGQPMWVGLQLTHQPEWHTYWRNPGDSGLPTQIELNLPAGITAGEVQWPLPHKLNAGNLTNYGFEKTVLLAVPLAVTQAFKPNASQTLDLQVHANWLVCRLECIPQEGDFALRIPVNSSFAPQAAAFDALQAQQPQSLPNAKVTTSFEAQRLVLQVSGLPASLHGQMMSVFPNTPELVESATEQHPQANQAWQDGVWTVQLPLSDLRLNNPKQVGFLLTTGMGAARQGFEISAPVTHAWPAVSELPAATAPAIAPVVSDEGAVGFVLALLGAFVGGLILNLMPCVLPVLAIKLLGFAQHSRAHRAHRVAGMAYTAGVVLSFLALGAGVLALRAAGEQLGWGFQLQSPAVVSVLAAFFTLIALNLFGLFEFGQILPSRVASFQYKHPVMDAGLSGVLAVAVASPCTAPFMGASLGLAMTLPTWQALSIFMVMGLGLAAPYLLASFVPAVARVLPHPGPWMVTLRQLLAFPMLATVVWLLWVLGQQTSLDAAMFALGGLLLLAAFIWSLKQHTLAARGLAWLIAAILVWGALNFAEELKAPANITTASSASATTSSTPNMWQPWSEAAVAQSLAQGRPVFVDFTAAWCVTCQINKKSTLSNSDVLADLAARQVTLMRADWTRRDPAITAALTALGRSGVPVYVLYAPGKVPLVLSELLSVNKMKEALATLPATQP; from the coding sequence ATGTTCAAACTCATCTCATGTGTTTTATGGGCCGTTGGCCTGCTCGGCTCGGCATGGGCGCAAGGTGTGCCCACCGCCGTGGTCAGCACACCGCAGCTACGTGCCGAGTTAGTCGCGCACGCACCACAAGGTCTGCAAGCAGGTCAGCCTATGTGGGTGGGCTTGCAGCTCACACACCAGCCCGAGTGGCACACCTACTGGCGCAACCCTGGCGACTCGGGCCTGCCCACGCAAATTGAACTCAATCTGCCGGCAGGCATCACCGCGGGTGAGGTGCAATGGCCACTGCCGCACAAACTCAATGCCGGCAACCTCACCAACTACGGCTTTGAGAAAACCGTGCTGCTGGCCGTGCCCCTGGCCGTGACCCAAGCGTTCAAACCCAACGCTTCGCAAACGCTAGACCTGCAAGTGCACGCCAACTGGCTGGTCTGCCGACTCGAATGCATTCCACAAGAGGGCGACTTTGCGCTGCGCATTCCCGTCAACAGCAGCTTCGCACCCCAGGCTGCGGCGTTCGACGCGCTGCAAGCGCAGCAACCTCAATCTCTACCCAACGCCAAAGTCACCACAAGTTTTGAAGCACAGCGTTTGGTGCTGCAAGTCAGCGGCCTGCCCGCCTCGCTGCACGGGCAAATGATGAGCGTGTTTCCAAACACGCCAGAACTGGTGGAATCCGCCACAGAACAACACCCACAGGCGAACCAAGCTTGGCAAGACGGCGTGTGGACAGTGCAGCTTCCCCTGAGCGATTTGCGTTTGAACAACCCCAAACAGGTGGGCTTTTTACTCACGACAGGCATGGGCGCTGCGCGACAAGGCTTTGAGATTTCGGCGCCCGTCACGCACGCCTGGCCTGCTGTGTCAGAGCTACCAGCTGCCACTGCTCCCGCCATCGCACCTGTCGTTAGCGACGAAGGCGCAGTGGGTTTTGTCTTAGCACTGCTAGGCGCATTTGTGGGCGGCCTCATCCTCAACCTCATGCCTTGCGTGTTGCCTGTGCTGGCCATCAAACTGCTGGGCTTTGCGCAACACAGCCGAGCCCACCGTGCACACCGCGTGGCGGGCATGGCCTACACCGCAGGTGTGGTGTTGAGCTTTTTGGCCTTGGGCGCTGGCGTATTGGCCCTGCGTGCAGCAGGCGAGCAATTGGGCTGGGGCTTTCAGTTGCAATCGCCCGCCGTGGTGAGCGTGCTGGCAGCCTTCTTCACACTCATTGCGCTGAACTTGTTTGGCTTATTTGAATTTGGGCAAATACTGCCCTCCCGCGTGGCGAGCTTTCAATACAAACACCCCGTCATGGACGCTGGTCTGTCAGGCGTGCTGGCAGTGGCGGTGGCATCGCCTTGCACCGCGCCATTCATGGGTGCCTCGTTAGGACTGGCAATGACCTTGCCTACTTGGCAAGCGTTGAGCATTTTTATGGTGATGGGCTTGGGGCTTGCTGCGCCTTATTTGCTGGCGAGCTTCGTGCCTGCGGTTGCGCGCGTGTTACCGCACCCTGGCCCATGGATGGTCACGCTGCGCCAGCTCCTAGCCTTCCCCATGTTGGCCACCGTCGTTTGGTTGCTGTGGGTGCTGGGCCAGCAAACCAGCTTAGATGCCGCCATGTTTGCGCTGGGCGGTTTGCTGTTGCTCGCCGCGTTCATTTGGTCGCTCAAACAACACACGCTGGCCGCACGTGGTTTGGCTTGGTTGATTGCAGCGATCTTGGTTTGGGGCGCGTTGAACTTTGCGGAAGAACTGAAAGCGCCAGCGAATATCACCACGGCCAGCAGCGCATCGGCAACCACGAGCAGTACACCCAATATGTGGCAACCATGGTCCGAAGCTGCCGTGGCCCAAAGCTTGGCCCAAGGCCGTCCCGTGTTTGTGGACTTCACCGCCGCTTGGTGCGTGACCTGTCAAATCAACAAAAAATCCACGCTCTCAAATAGCGACGTGTTGGCAGACTTGGCAGCACGCCAAGTCACGCTCATGCGTGCCGACTGGACGCGCCGTGACCCCGCCATCACAGCCGCGCTCACCGCCCTGGGCCGCAGCGGTGTGCCTGTGTATGTGCTGTACGCGCCAGGCAAAGTGCCGTTGGTGTTGTCGGAGTTGCTCAGCGTGAACAAGATGAAAGAAGCATTGGCCACCTTGCCAGCGACCCAACCATGA
- a CDS encoding CoA-binding protein: protein MTQAAVHQSLADCKTIAVVGLSPKPHRDSFRVAQYMQDHGFRIVPINPNATEVLGEKAYASLTEAAQHERIDMVNCFRNSDDIPPIAAEAIAIGAKSLWLQIGVVNDDAAKQATDAGLVVVQNLCLMVEHRQLG from the coding sequence ATGACCCAAGCCGCCGTTCACCAAAGCCTTGCCGATTGCAAAACCATCGCCGTGGTGGGCCTCTCGCCCAAGCCACACCGCGACAGTTTTCGGGTGGCCCAGTACATGCAAGACCACGGTTTTCGCATCGTGCCCATCAACCCCAACGCTACGGAAGTGTTGGGCGAAAAAGCCTACGCCTCACTCACCGAAGCTGCGCAGCACGAACGCATCGACATGGTGAACTGTTTTCGCAATTCCGATGACATCCCACCCATCGCAGCAGAAGCCATCGCGATTGGTGCCAAGTCGCTGTGGCTGCAAATCGGTGTGGTGAACGACGACGCAGCCAAACAAGCCACCGATGCAGGCTTGGTCGTGGTGCAAAACCTTTGCTTGATGGTTGAGCACCGTCAATTGGGCTAG
- the hemE gene encoding uroporphyrinogen decarboxylase, whose amino-acid sequence MFAPLQNDTFLRACMRQATDHTPVWLMRQAGRYLPEYCATRAKAGSFMGLATNTDFATEVTLQPLERYPLDAAILFSDILTVPDAMGLGLSFAQGEGPRFAKNVRNEAAVNELAVPDMAKLRYVFDAVTSIRKALNGRVPLIGFSGSPWTLACYMVEGAGSDDYRQVKSLMYSRPDLMHRILEINADAVALYLNTQIEAGAQAVMIFDSWGGVLADGMFQQFSMAYTKRVLAQLKRSHDGMVIPRLVFTKGGGLWLPEMADLDCEVLGVDWTVNLAKARAQVGGQVGGPGKALQGNLDPNALFAPADALAAEARRVLDAFGKPHTNKTTTGPTQIFNLGHGISQFTPPESVGVLVETVHSYSRALRKP is encoded by the coding sequence ATGTTTGCACCACTCCAAAACGACACCTTTTTGCGCGCTTGCATGCGCCAAGCCACCGACCACACCCCCGTTTGGCTCATGCGCCAAGCCGGCCGCTACTTGCCCGAGTACTGCGCCACACGCGCCAAGGCAGGCAGCTTCATGGGCTTGGCTACCAATACCGACTTCGCCACCGAAGTCACCTTGCAGCCGCTGGAGCGCTACCCGCTCGATGCCGCCATTTTGTTCAGCGATATCTTGACCGTGCCCGACGCCATGGGCTTAGGCCTGTCTTTCGCCCAAGGCGAAGGCCCACGTTTCGCCAAGAACGTGCGCAACGAAGCGGCCGTCAACGAGCTGGCTGTGCCCGACATGGCCAAGCTGCGCTATGTGTTTGACGCCGTCACCTCCATTCGCAAAGCTTTGAACGGCCGTGTACCTTTGATTGGCTTCTCAGGCAGCCCTTGGACTTTGGCTTGCTACATGGTCGAGGGCGCAGGCTCAGACGACTACCGCCAAGTCAAGAGCTTGATGTACAGCCGCCCCGACCTGATGCACCGCATTTTGGAAATCAACGCCGACGCAGTGGCCCTGTACCTGAACACCCAAATCGAAGCCGGCGCGCAAGCCGTGATGATTTTTGACAGCTGGGGTGGCGTGCTGGCCGATGGCATGTTCCAACAGTTCAGCATGGCCTACACCAAGCGCGTGTTGGCACAGCTCAAGCGCTCGCACGATGGCATGGTCATTCCCCGCTTGGTGTTCACCAAAGGCGGCGGCTTGTGGTTACCCGAAATGGCCGACCTCGACTGCGAAGTGTTGGGCGTGGACTGGACGGTCAATCTCGCCAAAGCTCGTGCACAGGTAGGCGGCCAAGTAGGCGGCCCCGGCAAAGCCCTGCAAGGCAACCTCGACCCCAATGCTTTGTTTGCCCCTGCTGACGCCTTGGCCGCCGAAGCGCGCCGCGTGTTGGACGCATTCGGCAAACCCCACACCAACAAAACCACCACCGGCCCGACCCAAATTTTCAACTTGGGCCACGGCATCAGCCAATTCACCCCGCCGGAGAGCGTGGGCGTGTTGGTCGAGACGGTGCACAGCTACTCCCGTGCCTTGCGAAAACCTTAA
- the priA gene encoding primosomal protein N', translated as MSHQISVMVHTPAHSGIGGALTYESDAAHAPGTLVRVPLGSRELLGVVWGEAEPDTPNDDKASLANTNTSEQPSLLMPDDPSLQNQAPAAMQLRAIASVLEGLTPLSAHWRQLVQFAAHYYQRSAGEVALAALPSQLRDLSTEQWARRLKRKPKAVVPYEGDTQTIPTPTDEQAHVLADIAANKGPFLLFGNTGSGKTEVYLRAAQAELERDPHAQILVMVPEINLTPQLEERFRARFCPQWGTDCLVSMHSSLTPAQRLKNWLAAHSGEARIVLGTRMAVFASMPHLQLIVVDEEHDPSYKQQEGARYSARDLAIYRGQLEGAKVILGSATPSLESWHHSRSATDAGPAGRYMRLAMPSRVGQGALPLVRRVDMNRQPYKTVFSNHLLDAMRERVTRGEQILVLLNRRGYAPVLNCNDCGWKSECPHCSAYRVFHKLDRTLRCHHCGFTQPVPRACPSCGNLDISPLGRGTEQLEEHLAELLADVRRPDGEPIRIARIDADSTRLKGELERQLAEVHAGAVDVLVGTQMIAKGHDFRRVTLVAALNPDGALFSSDFRAPERLFSLLMQAAGRAGRDASMSLVSPCEMWVQSFHPLHPLFEALKQHDYPAFAEQQLKEREQATLPPFSFQALVRAEARSQEAAQGFLNAARDAGAALADELLVDLYPAVPMTIQRVANIERAQMLIECTSRKALQHFLAHWQADLHAMRSTHRQVIRWAVDVDPLAI; from the coding sequence ATGTCGCACCAAATTTCAGTGATGGTTCACACCCCCGCGCACAGCGGTATTGGTGGCGCACTCACGTACGAAAGCGATGCAGCGCACGCGCCTGGCACCTTGGTGCGTGTACCTTTGGGTAGCCGAGAGTTGCTGGGCGTGGTGTGGGGGGAGGCCGAGCCGGACACCCCAAACGACGATAAAGCCTCGCTCGCAAACACGAACACCAGCGAGCAGCCATCGTTGTTGATGCCCGATGACCCATCGCTGCAAAACCAAGCGCCAGCCGCCATGCAACTGCGCGCCATCGCCAGCGTGCTGGAAGGCCTCACGCCGCTCAGCGCCCACTGGCGCCAGCTGGTGCAATTTGCCGCGCACTACTACCAGCGCAGCGCCGGCGAGGTGGCCTTAGCGGCACTGCCCAGCCAACTGCGCGACCTCAGCACCGAGCAGTGGGCGCGCCGCTTAAAGCGCAAACCCAAAGCCGTCGTGCCCTATGAAGGTGACACGCAAACCATACCCACACCGACCGACGAGCAAGCCCACGTACTGGCAGACATCGCGGCCAACAAAGGTCCGTTCTTGTTGTTTGGCAACACGGGCAGCGGCAAAACCGAGGTGTACTTGCGTGCAGCACAAGCGGAGTTAGAACGCGACCCACACGCGCAAATTTTGGTGATGGTGCCCGAGATCAACCTCACGCCCCAACTCGAAGAACGCTTTCGCGCGCGCTTTTGCCCGCAGTGGGGCACCGACTGTTTGGTGTCCATGCACAGCAGCCTCACGCCAGCGCAGCGCCTGAAAAACTGGCTTGCCGCACACAGCGGAGAGGCGCGCATTGTGTTGGGCACGCGCATGGCCGTGTTTGCATCCATGCCGCATTTGCAGCTCATCGTGGTGGATGAGGAACACGACCCGAGCTACAAACAGCAAGAAGGCGCGCGCTACTCAGCACGTGACCTCGCCATCTATCGCGGACAACTCGAAGGCGCGAAAGTGATTTTGGGCTCGGCCACGCCGTCATTGGAAAGTTGGCATCACAGCCGCTCAGCCACCGACGCGGGACCCGCAGGCCGCTACATGCGCTTAGCCATGCCCTCACGCGTGGGTCAAGGTGCTTTGCCTTTGGTGCGCCGCGTGGACATGAACCGCCAGCCGTACAAAACCGTGTTCTCCAACCACCTGCTCGACGCCATGCGCGAGCGCGTGACGCGCGGCGAACAAATCTTGGTGCTGCTCAACCGCCGAGGCTATGCGCCCGTGCTCAACTGCAACGACTGCGGCTGGAAAAGCGAATGCCCCCATTGCAGCGCCTACCGCGTATTCCACAAACTCGACCGCACGCTGCGCTGCCACCACTGTGGCTTCACACAACCCGTGCCGCGTGCGTGCCCAAGCTGCGGCAATTTAGACATCAGTCCCTTGGGCCGAGGCACCGAACAACTCGAAGAACATTTGGCCGAGCTGTTGGCCGATGTGCGCCGACCCGACGGCGAGCCCATTCGCATTGCCCGCATCGACGCCGACAGCACGCGCCTCAAAGGCGAGCTGGAGCGCCAGCTGGCCGAGGTGCACGCCGGCGCAGTGGATGTGCTGGTGGGTACACAAATGATTGCCAAGGGGCACGACTTCAGGCGCGTCACCTTAGTGGCTGCGCTCAACCCAGACGGCGCTTTGTTCTCCAGCGATTTCCGCGCGCCCGAGCGTTTGTTCAGCTTGCTCATGCAAGCCGCAGGACGTGCAGGACGCGACGCCAGCATGAGCTTGGTCAGCCCCTGCGAAATGTGGGTGCAAAGCTTTCACCCACTGCACCCGCTGTTTGAAGCGCTCAAGCAACACGACTATCCAGCATTTGCGGAACAACAGCTCAAAGAGCGCGAACAGGCCACTTTGCCGCCTTTCAGCTTCCAAGCCTTGGTGCGCGCAGAAGCACGCAGCCAAGAAGCCGCACAAGGTTTTTTAAACGCAGCCCGCGATGCAGGTGCGGCACTGGCCGATGAACTGTTGGTTGATTTGTATCCGGCTGTGCCGATGACGATTCAGCGCGTGGCCAACATCGAACGTGCGCAAATGCTGATTGAGTGCACCTCACGCAAAGCGCTGCAACATTTCTTGGCGCATTGGCAGGCCGATTTGCACGCGATGCGCAGCACGCATCGGCAAGTCATTCGCTGGGCGGTGGATGTAGACCCGCTCGCGATTTAA
- a CDS encoding AEC family transporter gives MLNILLVTFPFFALVLAGFVAAHRRMLPLDAIPGLNGFVLFFALPCMLYRFGASTPIVQLLDPTLFFGYLFCSLLMVGFVVAVSLNKRIGWNDAAFGALVGAFPNTGFMGVPLLVALLGASAAGPAIVTIVVDLVFTTSLCIALSRLDGADEHGASRAAKNALKGVLTNPMPWAISLGGLSSAMDWQLVGPVAKTLGLLADAASPVALFTIGAVLARSQIQVKDSGHPPILWRDFLPVAIFKLVLHPVLVLLVLAAAVQMGFHIDRFAMVVVVLVAALPSASNVALLTERFGADTGRIAMIILVSTAAAFFTFSGAVALLNG, from the coding sequence GTGCTGAATATTCTTCTTGTTACCTTTCCCTTCTTTGCGCTTGTATTGGCCGGTTTTGTGGCCGCACATCGGCGCATGCTCCCGCTGGATGCGATTCCCGGCCTCAATGGTTTTGTGCTGTTCTTTGCGCTGCCTTGCATGTTGTACCGATTCGGAGCGAGCACGCCCATCGTGCAACTGCTAGACCCCACCTTGTTCTTTGGCTATTTGTTTTGTTCATTGCTGATGGTGGGCTTTGTGGTGGCGGTGAGCTTGAACAAGCGCATCGGTTGGAACGATGCTGCATTCGGTGCCTTGGTGGGGGCGTTTCCCAACACGGGCTTCATGGGTGTACCTTTGCTGGTGGCGTTGCTCGGGGCTTCTGCTGCGGGCCCTGCCATCGTGACCATCGTGGTGGATTTGGTGTTCACCACTTCGTTGTGTATTGCCTTGTCGCGCTTAGATGGGGCCGACGAGCACGGTGCAAGCCGTGCCGCCAAAAACGCCCTTAAAGGTGTGTTGACCAATCCCATGCCTTGGGCCATCAGCTTGGGCGGCCTGTCGTCGGCGATGGATTGGCAGTTGGTCGGACCCGTGGCTAAGACCTTGGGGCTGTTGGCCGATGCCGCATCGCCTGTGGCCTTGTTCACCATTGGGGCGGTGCTGGCGCGCTCACAAATTCAAGTGAAGGACAGCGGCCATCCGCCTATTCTGTGGCGTGACTTTTTGCCTGTGGCCATTTTCAAATTGGTGTTGCACCCCGTGCTGGTCTTGCTGGTGCTGGCCGCTGCGGTGCAAATGGGTTTTCACATCGACCGCTTCGCCATGGTGGTGGTGGTGTTGGTGGCCGCTTTACCAAGTGCCAGCAATGTGGCGTTGCTAACCGAGCGCTTTGGGGCAGACACTGGACGCATCGCTATGATTATTTTGGTCAGCACGGCGGCCGCGTTTTTCACCTTCTCAGGTGCCGTCGCTTTGCTGAACGGCTAA
- a CDS encoding UvrD-helicase domain-containing protein, with amino-acid sequence MSAGLNLAQQEAVNFLHGPCLVLAGAGSGKTRVITHKIGRLIQTGLEPKRIAAITFTNKAAAEMRERAKGLIGKPANDVLICTFHALGVRMLRQDGGVMGLKPQFSIMDSADVTGILKDAGGTTDIATARQWQWTISLWKNMGLNSAQAMAQAKDDNERIIAKIMARYEERLSAYQSVDFDDLIGMPLKLLQEHDEVRAKWQAQLGHVLVDEYQDTNATQYEVLKCLVGPDHASARFTAVGDDDQSIYGWRGATLDNLRKLPQDFPTLKVIKLEQNYRSTSAILRAANNVIQLNPKLFPKTLFSELGEGEPVRVVDADNEEHEAERVVARIQSLREGTDAGSCGFKELKDFAVLYRANHQARIFEKALRKAQIPYKVSGGQSFFDRAEIRDLCAWLRLWVNNDDDPAFLRTVTTPKRGIGHQTLAALGQFASQYKLSMFEALFSNSLPSVLNARALGSLHEFGRYVNDLEFRARLTTGAEDARAFLNDWLKDIGYEKHLYDAEESEKAAASKWNNVMEFCDWMAQRCGGQIDDTAGVTTGNEIKNLLEVAQTIALLSTLTEREKDQNVVTLSTLHASKGLEWPHVMLVGVTEGMLPFKLDDEPGSEQTNENIAVRLQEERRLMYVGITRAQRSLAVSWTRRRKKGRDMIAAMPSRFIAEMDLNKDTVKEDPREKLKALRAEFAQRASAASAESAANK; translated from the coding sequence ATGTCTGCTGGTCTGAATCTCGCGCAACAAGAAGCCGTCAATTTCTTGCACGGTCCTTGTCTGGTGTTGGCGGGGGCGGGCTCTGGCAAAACACGTGTCATCACGCACAAGATTGGGCGTCTCATTCAAACGGGGTTAGAGCCCAAACGCATCGCGGCGATTACCTTTACCAACAAAGCCGCCGCCGAAATGCGTGAGCGTGCCAAGGGTTTGATTGGCAAACCCGCCAACGATGTGTTGATTTGCACCTTCCACGCACTCGGTGTGCGCATGTTGCGCCAAGACGGTGGCGTGATGGGGTTGAAGCCCCAGTTCAGCATCATGGACAGCGCCGATGTGACCGGCATCCTGAAAGACGCAGGCGGCACCACCGACATCGCCACCGCACGCCAATGGCAATGGACCATCAGCTTGTGGAAAAACATGGGCCTCAATTCAGCCCAAGCGATGGCGCAGGCCAAAGACGACAACGAACGCATCATTGCCAAAATCATGGCGCGCTACGAAGAGCGTTTGAGCGCCTACCAAAGCGTGGACTTTGATGACCTCATCGGCATGCCCCTGAAGCTGCTGCAAGAGCACGATGAGGTGCGCGCCAAATGGCAAGCCCAGCTCGGCCATGTGCTGGTGGACGAATACCAAGACACCAACGCCACCCAGTACGAAGTACTCAAGTGTTTGGTAGGGCCTGATCACGCAAGCGCCCGCTTTACTGCGGTGGGCGACGACGACCAGTCCATCTACGGCTGGCGTGGTGCCACGCTGGATAACTTGCGCAAATTGCCGCAAGACTTTCCGACATTGAAAGTCATCAAGCTGGAGCAAAACTACCGCTCCACCAGCGCTATCTTGCGCGCGGCCAACAACGTCATTCAACTCAACCCCAAGCTCTTTCCTAAGACCTTGTTCTCCGAACTGGGCGAAGGTGAACCCGTGCGCGTGGTCGATGCCGACAACGAAGAACACGAAGCCGAACGCGTGGTGGCGCGCATTCAGTCTTTGCGCGAGGGCACCGATGCTGGCAGCTGCGGCTTCAAAGAGCTCAAAGACTTTGCCGTGCTGTACCGCGCCAACCACCAAGCGCGCATTTTTGAAAAGGCGCTGCGCAAAGCGCAAATCCCATACAAGGTATCTGGCGGCCAAAGCTTTTTTGACCGTGCAGAAATTCGTGACCTGTGCGCATGGCTGCGCCTGTGGGTCAACAACGATGACGACCCTGCGTTCTTGCGCACTGTCACCACCCCTAAGCGCGGCATTGGCCACCAAACCTTGGCCGCGCTGGGCCAGTTCGCCAGCCAATACAAACTCAGCATGTTTGAAGCGCTGTTCAGCAACAGTCTGCCCTCGGTACTCAATGCCCGCGCCTTGGGCAGCCTGCACGAATTTGGCCGCTACGTGAACGACCTTGAGTTCCGCGCCCGCCTCACCACTGGCGCAGAAGACGCGCGAGCATTTTTGAACGACTGGCTCAAAGACATCGGCTACGAAAAACACCTCTACGACGCCGAAGAAAGCGAAAAAGCCGCAGCCTCAAAGTGGAACAACGTGATGGAGTTTTGCGACTGGATGGCCCAGCGCTGTGGCGGACAGATAGACGACACCGCCGGCGTGACCACTGGCAATGAAATCAAGAACTTGCTAGAGGTGGCGCAAACCATTGCGCTGCTGTCGACGCTCACCGAACGCGAAAAAGACCAAAACGTGGTGACGCTCTCTACGTTGCATGCCTCCAAAGGTTTGGAGTGGCCACACGTCATGCTGGTGGGCGTGACCGAGGGCATGCTGCCCTTCAAACTCGATGACGAACCAGGCTCTGAACAAACCAACGAAAACATCGCCGTGCGTTTGCAAGAAGAACGCCGCCTGATGTACGTGGGCATCACTCGCGCCCAGCGCTCACTGGCCGTGAGCTGGACACGCCGTCGCAAAAAAGGCCGCGACATGATTGCCGCCATGCCCAGCCGCTTCATTGCTGAGATGGATCTGAACAAAGACACGGTCAAAGAAGACCCGCGCGAAAAACTAAAAGCTTTACGCGCAGAGTTTGCTCAGCGCGCCAGCGCCGCCTCCGCCGAGAGCGCGGCTAACAAGTAG